In one Plasmodium reichenowi strain SY57 chromosome 7, whole genome shotgun sequence genomic region, the following are encoded:
- a CDS encoding putative membrane protein (conserved Plasmodium membrane protein, unknown function~part of same gene as PRSY57_0723200B~gap found within coding sequence): protein MMKINKLFHLNVNSFTKDLNIFHKNNKISENIGQLENVKYKDGPSKRIITKWKNTFTITLEKYVFICCQHEKDSWTFLKYMSPNKIDKALCISEFNFLLIQKGNQLFIQEFDKDNFNESIIDIKILRRQHIDISVLFFFPYNDFIYIIDKTGILWQMDPANISNNTNILKEIKRFNLKKSTDVYLKIEKEHFLIISYCDDKIEGLFYIIIHNLQNDESEYIEKNICEYIIKNEIKKSIQCITLNKKYIVLLFNTNDIIILENLNYNKNYEVFKYINENQTDKLKYFNKKSLREIEYYISSYEDMNIELDKHQDINQLYNDNNNVNNNNRPYNNLLCNNNMTTNQIRYVHINEYNNLFLIYSDSFLYEPEYNRNKYTSFVFNSFNMLYSYYNKIEDMYMSKFHSQDKLNNNSLLYDINENILKKSNLHMCIINIVDQKINEFNINYYDEIFNIYDETINVLINHLYQIEHDQKQSYDMQNKYNNDIYSNLLYLQKYLDVYNT, encoded by the exons atgatgaaaataaataaattatttcatCTTAATGTAAATAGTTTTACAAAagatttaaatatatttcataaaaataataaaatcaGTGAAAATATAGGACAATTAGAAAATGTCAAATATAAAGATGGGCCATCTAAGAgaataataacaaaatggAAAAATACATTTACTATAACCCTggaaaaatatgtattcaTATGTTGTCAACATGAGAAAGACTCCTGGACCTTTCTCAAATACATga GTCCTAATAAAATCGACAAAGCATTATGCATATCagaatttaattttttattaatcCAAAAAGGTAACcaattatttatacaagAATTTGATAAGGATAATTTCAACGAAAGCATAATAGatataaagatattaaGAAGACAACATATCGATATCTCAGtacttttcttttttccgtataatgattttatatatattattgataAAACTGGAATATTATGG cAAATGGACCCAGCCAATATCAGcaataatacaaatattctaaaagaaataaaaagattCAACTTAAAAAAGAGTACAgatgtatatttaaaaatagaaaaagaacattttttaattatatcttattgtgatgataaaatagaaggattgttttatataattatacacAATTTACAGAATGATGAAAGTgaatatatagaaaagaatatatgtgaatatattataaagaatgaaataaaaaaaagtatacaATGTATTactttaaataaaaaatacatcgttttattatttaacacaaatgatattataatattagaaaatctaaattataataagaattatgaagtttttaaatatattaatgaaaatCAAACTGacaaattaaaatatttcaacAAAAAATCTTTGAGAGAGatagaatattatatatcaaGTTATGAAGATATGAATATTGAATTAGACAAACATCAGGATATCAACCAACTATACaatgacaataataatgtcaataataataatcgtccttataataatcttctttgtaataataatatgacTACTAATCAAATACGttatgtacatataaacgaatataataatttatttttaatttatagtgactcttttttatatgaacCTGAGTATAACCGAAATAAATATACctcttttgtttttaaCTCATTTAACATGTTATACtcttattataataaaattgaaGACATGTACATGTCCAAATTTCATAGTCAAGacaaattaaataataattctttattatatgatatcaatgaaaatatattaaagaaaagTAACCTACATATGTGTATCATCAATATTGTGGACCAGAAAATTAACGAgtttaatataaattattatgatgaaatatttaatatatatgatgaaaCTATCAATGTATTAATTAATCATCTGTATCAAATTGAACATGACCAAAAACAATCATATGATATgcaaaataaatataacaatgatatatattcgaatttattatacctacaaaaatatttagaTGTATATAATACT